Proteins encoded in a region of the Benincasa hispida cultivar B227 chromosome 2, ASM972705v1, whole genome shotgun sequence genome:
- the LOC120070853 gene encoding auxin response factor 2B, which translates to MLSIQSNAARRYHDNPTPTFLFYRNYYSLLQRRYPITRRHLLTPSLLPSVYCLPFSLLSSFTHFRFTPLFSSQFTLFPGKKKKNIFHPTTVSDSCRKKTKTNQILSSGSSSTLHRCRWPYPHPQPRVSFHPITLKTISSLNSLSPPPSPWGFSPPLSLLLPRVFQLPSLLSRFCMTLTNSLPTSEICHRMASSEVSINPNSASFNDHADSTKDTSDPPKPLSSRDADIALYTELWNACAGPLVSVPRENERVFYFPQGHIEQVEASTSQVADQQMPVYNLPSKILCRVINVHLKAEPDTDEVFAQITLLPEANQDEHAVDKEPPPPPPRRFHVHSFCKTLTASDTSTHGGFSVLRRHADECLPPLDMSRQPPTQELVAKDLHGNEWRFRHIFRGQPRRHLLQSGWSVFVSSKRLVAGDAFIFLRGENGELRVGVRRAMRQHGNVPSSVISSHSMHLGVLATAWHAISTGTMFTVYYKPRTSPSEFIVPYDQYMESIKKSYTIGMRFKMRFEGEEAPEQRFTGTIIGCEDADPKRWKDSKWRCLKVRWDETSTISRPEKVSPWKIEPALAPPALNPLPMTRPKRPRSNMVSTSPDSSVLTREGSSRVTVDPSPASAFTRVLQGQEFSTLRGNFIDGNDLDAAEKSVMWPPSLDDEKIDVVSTSKKHGADSWIPPGRSEPTYADLLSGFGTNIDSSHGVRAGMGDPAVVTANSIRKHAMDQDGKFNFLGGSSWSVLPSGLSLNLVDSCQKGHIQAGDLSYQVRGNATFNGFGDHSMAHCHRTEQPHGNWLMPPPSSHFDYSVHSTELMSKPMLFQNQDILKPKDGNCKLFGISLIKNPAIPDPVGLNRNTMNEADVMHPNVHQIHPNESGLKSELSGGSKFADKSLAINEADKLQQTCKSQCTSARSCTKVHKQGIALGRSVDLSRFNKYDELVAELDQLFEFGGELLAPKKNWLIVYTDDEGDMMLVGDDPWQEFCGMVRKIFIYTREEVQKMNPGSLNLKGDENPSVEGEEAKEIKSQAVPSMSAPESS; encoded by the exons ATGTTAAGCATCCAATCCAACGCTGCCCGTAGATACCACGACAACCCCACTCCCACGTTTCTATTCTATCGTAATTACTATTCTCTCTTACAACGCCGTTACCCAATCACACGCCGACACCTCCTAACGCCGTCTCTCCTTCCTTCAGTCTATTGTCTTCCCTTCTCTCTCCTCTCTTCCTTCACCCATTTCCGATTCACCCCACTCTTCTCCTCTCAATTCACCCTCTTcccaggaaaaaaaaaaaaaaatatattccatCCCACTACTGTTTCAGACAGTTGTAGAAAGAAAACCAAAACAAACCAAATCCTAAGTTCAGGCTCCTCTTCAACGTTACACAGATGCAGATGGCCGTATCCCCACCCGCAACCTAGAGTTTCATTCCATCCGATTACCCTTAAAACTATCTCAAGTCTCAATTCCCTTTCCCCTCCTCCATCTCCATGGGGATTTTCTCCTCCTCTTTCCTTGTTACTACCTAGGGTTTTCCAACTTCCTTCTCTTCTTTCCCGCTTTTGTATGACACTTACCAATTCCCTACCTACCTCCGAGATCTGTCATCGAATGGCCTCCTCCGAGGTTTCCATCAACCCCAATTCCGCCTCCTTTAACGACCATGCGGATTCTACCAAAGACACCTCCGATCCACCCAAACCTCTCTCTTCCAGGG ATGCTGATATCGCCCTCTACACCGAGCTCTGGAATGCTTGTGCTGGTCCTCTCGTTTCTGTTCCTCGCGAAAACGAGCGCGTTTTCTACTTCCCTCAGGGCCACATCGAACAG GTGGAAGCATCAACTAGTCAAGTGGCGGACCAACAGATGCCTGTTTATAACCTCCCATCCAAGATCCTCTGCCGCGTTATTAATGTGCACTTAAAG GCCGAGCCGGACACCGATGAGGTATTTGCGCAAATAACTTTGCTTCCAGAGGCTAAT CAAGATGAGCATGCTGTGGACAAGGAACCCCCACCTCCTCCCCCGCGGAGATTTCATGTGCATTCTTTTTGCAAGACTCTGACTGCCTCTGACACCAGTACTCATGGGGGGTTTTCAGTCTTGAGACGCCATGCTGATGAATGTCTTCCACCACTG GACATGTCACGACAGCCTCCTACCCAGGAGTTGGTTGCAAAGGATTTGCATGGAAATGAATGGCGTTTTCGTCATATATTTCGAG GGCAACCACGAAGGCATTTGCTTCAGAGTGGTTGGAGTGTTTTTGTGAGCTCAAAAAGACTGGTTGCAGGAGATGCTTTTATATTTTTGAG GGGTGAGAATGGAGAACTGCGCGTTGGTGTTAGGCGTGCCATGAGACAACATGGCAATGTTCCATCGTCGGTCATATCTAGCCATAGCATGCATCTTGGTGTGCTTGCAACTGCTTGGCATGCTATTTCCACAGGCACGATGTTCACTGTCTACTATAAGCCTAG GACTAGCCCTTCTGAATTCATTGTTCCATATGACCAATATATGGAGTCTATTAAGAAGAGCTACACCATAGGAATGCGGTTTAAAATGAGATTTGAAGGTGAAGAGGCTCCTGAGCAGAG ATTCACCGGTACTATCATTGGATGTGAAGATGCTGATCCCAAAAGGTGGAAAGATTCCAAGTGGAGATGCCTGAAG GTGAGATGGGATGAAACTTCTACTATTTCTCGTCCGGAGAAGGTCTCACCATGGAAAATTGAGCCTGCCCTTGCTCCTCCTGCACTGAATCCCCTTCCTATGACTAGACCTAAACGGCCTCGATCAAACATGGTATCTACATCCCCCGATTCCTCTGTTCTTACACGAGAAGGCTCATCAAGAGTGACTGTAGACCCTTCACCAGCCAGTGCATTTACAAGGGTCTTGCAAGGTCAAGAATTCTCGACCTTGAGAGGCAATTTTATTGATGGCAATGATCTGGATGCTGCCGAAAAATCTGTTATGTGGCCTCCTTCACTAGATGATGAGAAAATTGATGTGGTTTCTACGTCTAAGAAACATGGAGCAGATAGCTGGATACCTCCAGGAAGGAGTGAGCCAACCTATGCAGATCTTCTGTCAGGTTTTGGAACTAATATTGATTCATCTCATGGTGTTCGAGCTGGCATGGGAGATCCAGCGGTAGTCACTGCTAATTCAATCAGAAAGCATGCCATGGATCAAGATGGAAAGTTTAACTTCCTTGGTGGTAGCTCATGGTCTGTCTTGCCTTCTGGTCTCTCGCTCAACCTGGTCGACTCTTGTCAGAAGGGTCATATTCAGGCTGGTGACTTATCTTATCAAGTGAGAGGAAATGCTACCTTCAATGGTTTTGGTGATCATTCCATGGCCCATTGTCATAGAACAGAACAGCCTCACGGAAACTGGTTGATGCCTCCACCTTCATCTCATTTTGACTATTCAGTTCATTCAACTGAACTGATGTCAAAACCTATGTTATTTCAGAATCAAGATATACTGAAACCCAAAGATGGGAATTGTAAGCTTTTTGgcatttctctcattaaaaatCCCGCTATTCCAGACCCTGTAGGATTGAATAGAAATACGATGAACGAGGCAGATGTTATGCATCCTAATGTACATCAAATCCATCCAAACGAGTCTGGCCTGAAGTCTGAACTATCTGGGGGTTCAAAGTTTGCTGATAAATCTCTTGCCATCAATGAGGCCGATAAGTTGCAGCAAACATGCAAATCACAGTGTACTTCAGCGAGGAGTTGTACAAAG GTTCACAAGCAGGGGATTGCACTAGGAAGGTCAGTTGATCTTAGCAGGTTCAACAAATACGATGAATTGGTTGCTGAATTGGACCAACTGTTTGAATTTGGTGGTGAGCTGCTGGCTCCCAAAAAGAACTGGCTTATTGTATATACGGATGATGAAGGTGATATGATGCTTGTTGGAGACGATCCCTGGCA GGAGTTTTGTGGTATGGTTCGGAAGATTTTTATCTATACAAGAGAAGAAGTCCAGAAGATGAATCCAGGATCCCTAAATTTAAAAGGCGATGAGAATCCATCCGTTGAAGGGGAAGAAGCTAAAGAGATCAAAAGCCAGGCGGTACCTTCGATGTCAGCACCCGAGAGTTCTTAG
- the LOC120071971 gene encoding uncharacterized protein LOC120071971, producing the protein MALDASIRGFLNCIRLVLIEDGTHLRGKYNAIKMSIGQVHDFVIVSDRHPSIKKAIITVFPEAFHGVCIYHLKANLLVNFKNKDIFDIFDKAAKASCESVFKYHWSQFAGYPCACKYLEDIGLERWARVYQCNRRYNQMTTNLVEYINGVLKDAQQLPITSFRWLQDLYYRRRTEASNSTSRLSDYAMTIIRDAADKASKYEVRLIDQHEFEVIDGGLGGRVHITQEQALLSQV; encoded by the exons ATGGCTCTTGATGCTTCCATAAGGGGGTTTCTGAACTGCATTCGCCTTGTTTTAATTGAAGATGGAACACATTTAAGGGGTAAATACAATG CAATTAAGATGTCAATTGGGCAAGTTCATGATTTTGTTATAGTATCAGATAGACACCCTAGCATAAAAAAGGCAATTATCACGGTCTTCCCAGAAGCATTTCATGGTGTCTGCATCTATCATTTGAAAGCTAATTTATTAGtgaattttaagaataaagatATTTTCGATATTTTCGATAAAGCAGCAAAGGCAAGTTGTGAGTCTGtgttcaagtaccattggagtcaATTTGCAGGGTATCCATGTGCATGCAAATACTTAGAGGATATCGGTCTTGAGCGATGGGCTAGGGTGTACCAATGTAATAGAAGATACAATCAGATGACAACAAATCTCGTCGAGTACATAAATGGAGTGTTAAAAGATGCACAACAGTTACCAATCACTTCATTTCGTTGGTTACAGGATTTGTATTACAGACGTCGAACGGAAGCATCAAATAGTACATCAAGACTATCGGACTATGCGATGACAATAATTCGTGATGCAGCGGACAAAGCGAGCAAATATGAAGTTCGGTTAATTGACCAACATGAATTCGAGGTGATAGATGGAGGATTGGGAGGCCGTGTTCATATCACGCAAGAACAAGCACTATTGTcgcaagtttga